Genomic segment of Seriola aureovittata isolate HTS-2021-v1 ecotype China chromosome 1, ASM2101889v1, whole genome shotgun sequence:
CAATGCCAGTTAGCAGCATTTGAATCACATCCAATGAGAGCTGAATCACCTGAGTCCAAACTGCAGGTGCAAAAACTATTTAAGTCTGGGAAACAGGGTTTTGCGATGTGTAGCGACATAACGACGCTGGGCTCAACGTCATGATGTCTGTCAATCTGCACTGCTGACATGTTTATCTTAACCTGCCCTCCATGTTTCTACCCATTTGATACCGAGGAGCAAAAACACTTCAATCGCTTAAACTGGATATTCTTACtgctactgtatataataatatatattttaaaagatCAGTATTTATCACTTCATTGTGACTGTCTCCCTGCTTCCTCTTagttttaaattagatttttttttgcatatttaaaaaatctacatcttgtttttcactgaatgttaaaaaaaaaaaacatgaggcACGTCTTCCTGATATTAGCTATTAAGTTTGCACAATCCACATCTCATTTGGCTCAGTTTCAACATCCTTCTCTGACACATCTAACTCACATTTTTTGCGTCtcctgctctgtgattggctgctaaCTGAGCATCAATTGCTTTTACCTGGATTCACCTTGTCAGCGTAACTCATGACAAGCACACCAAATATTCAGCACCTTCCATTGTTCCTGCTGTGTGCTGTTGACTGACCTGGCTCTGCTGGCTGCTATCCTCTGACTGCAGTTACCATGAGGCTGGCGGTAGTTGGGGAGCTGGTAGTATCTGTCCTGGCCTGGGGCCTCGTCGGCGGGCAGGGCCTTAGGGCTGGCTGCGTAGATAGTGCATCCCATGAACACCTCCTGGAAGGCAACCTTAGTGTCCTACAGCGAGCGGAGGAGAGCCGTCCTCAAGGTATCCTTCCTGTGAGCGGCCTGTCCTGTCCTGATGCCAGCCAGCTGCTCTGTGGAAAAGCCACTGGCTCAGCACATTGCTATCTTAACCCCTCCTTCCTTATGAGTCTATCCTGCAGCCAacctcgtcctctctctctctctctctctctctctctctctctctctctctctctctctctctctctctctctctctctctctctctctctctgtctccctccctcctgcctctgcagagctgagagcagagaggatAATCAGATTTCACATTTACACTCAACAAAATCATCCCCAGCGTAATCACTCCCTGTCACTGATGTTGCATTATGCTAATGCACAGAGCGTACTCTCAGTTCAGGAGCATTAGGGCCAGTTAAAAATACCCTAACTTCCTGATAGAAGTGAATGccacagcagacacagataAAGTCTTAACAGTGTGTGTTCGTTAACTGATGAACTGCTGACAGCTGGTCAAACACACAGCttgggctgcagctaatgatcatttcatttttcaatctATTACTGTCTGAATACGGTCGGAAATGAGTGACAACTAATTTTCCAGTGCCTAATGTAATCTTCAAGTTGTTTAGTTTGACtgaccaaaagtccaaaactgAAAGATACAgtattcaatttaaaataaaccgtgaaagtgaaagtaaacaTACGAGAAGCTTGTGCCAGCAGATGAGGCATTTTTGCAGGATTATTGATTTAAAGGTCGCCTCAAACGTGTTTCAAGACATAACATAACACATCACTCagctttgaataataatttgtctgACAAggtttttttctccaaaaataaatgaataaaatcactCAATCAATAAATTATTAACAAATTGCACCTACTCCTCCCtaattgaaaaacataaaaaatccAGGAGTTGGGGGAAGTTTTCAGTGATTAATGGGTGATCAAATTAATTCTTtgctatatacatatattatatatattgtatatgttgTATAACATGACATTTGTATTGTGTTAAACTCCTGGAGTATGTCAGTTAGGACAGACTGAGGTCTCTTTAGAGACACTGCTCTCCTGTGGCCAAAACCCACAGTGCAGTTTCCATATGGTAATAAAGTGTATTTCTACCAATCACTGTTCGACTACTCCAGGAAAGGAATACTTTTCTACCTCCTGTGTTCTGGTGACTCTTTTCTGATACTGtgtgaaataatgtaataataatatcgAATAAAAACTACCAAGGTCAGTTTTTAGAAATCAACCTGTCAGACTTTACAAAAGGCAAACTCATCgctatttaaaataaaatttgaaatgaaGTCTCAATTTGAAGACAACACCTGCACAAACATGACGGGATGCTGAAGAGTCGTTGATCATCTTTCAACAAGATATAGATTTGCAAACAGCGAGACAGTATTACTGTCTAACTTGTATAACTCCACAGCAATGACAGAGCAGGAGCCATTGAGCAGTTCCCAGGACAGATAGTCTcataaaaagatttattttttccagccCAAATTTACAAAGGCAAGTTACAGAGTATTGTATAAAAAAGAACCATGGTAATGTACACTTTACACAAACTCctgaagggagggagaaaggaggagagggggaagagtTCTGAATTTctcacacagaaagaaaatgaagacattGTAAACATCCTTGCAAGCACCAGTCCTGGTACTTTGGGGGGGTTTTGTGTGACAGTAGGTGGGTCAGGAAAGGACAAACGAGcaagtgtctctgtgttttcacagaagAATGTTCAACTAGGCACCAATTGAGACAACTGCTGGCCAATAAATATACTCTTCACCATGAAACAAATACAGTCCTGCAAAATACAAGAGCCAAGCACTTTCCAATATGTTTATAGCAAACATTACTTTTCTGGCTTTTCATACACTTTAGTATATATGATTTTCACTGGGCTTTGCTTACTACTGAGATAACATTACTACTCtcagagagagaacaaatgCACTTGTCACAACCATTGTCTGATAAAACTATATGTATGCAGTCTGCTGGTACTAAAACCCACTGACTTTAATGACAACATCACAGCTGCCTAGATTACCCTTACAGATTAAGTACAAGTCAAACACCACCACATTCATCTTAATCATGTCAGCCATTCTTCTTTAAAATGCGCAAAAAGACAAACGATAAACCATCTGGCAAAAATTTGTGGAAGGAGAAACTGACAACTTATTTACTTGGAATGTCCAAGAACCTCAAAATGAAGAGCTGCAGTTTCATGATCATGAGTAGTGTCTCAACAAACCGCTAACATCCAACTTCAGAGGGTGCTAGACACGAGATTAACTGGTGGCTTACGGACTTAATCACATACagtgttaaatttaaaaaaaaaaaaaaaactacaacaatgGGGACACTAAAGGTGATTGTAAAACCAAaatcaataaaattaaatttaatgacAACATGGTCAATAATCTACTCTCATTATAATGCTTTTTAGAGGAACGTAAAGATTGTTCACAACCCACAACAGCATGGTATGGCATATTAACAGTCAATCATGGGCCAATTTGTCATTTCTGAACGAACAGCACACACAGCTCAGAGCAGAAAATGTGCTTTTCTCACACCCATAAACAGAAGCCCTCTCAAATCAATGCAAATAGCATATGGATAGAATTTCACTTACAACCCCTGAGGTATGAGAGAACTGTAATTCAAAGCCAAGAGGGACCTCTGGTAGAACAGGCCATATTGACGCTTGGCtctttgtgtagtttttttttaagttaaccAGACTTGGTTTAATTTTACAGAGTGGCACCATCAGTTTGAGATCCAAAGGAAAGCCTAGAGCCAGgtcagctgcttcttttcagCTGACCTGGCAACTCTGAGCCTTCCCACTTCAGTCGTGTGTGCGTCATCAAGGTCCCATTTCATTCGTTTTCACCATGTTAGCTTTTGCTCCAAGCTTTTCTCTGGCTCACCCTTTCTTGTGAATTTAGTTCATTGTCTGCATCTGATTGGTTTATGTTTGTTCTATAATAGTAACAGCAGaaagaggtttttattttttatttttgggttAATTTCATGCACTTTTGTTTAATGTGCCAGTAGTTGACCTTACAGCACAGGCAGCAactgaacaaagaaaactgGTGTCTGAGGTATCAGACTCACTGGCCCAGTTTCAGACTGATCCAAAGCTAGCCGCTGGCAAGAAAACCATGCTAACAACTGCCTGAGGTGAAAGTGTGTTATGGTGAAGTCACACAAGCAAGCGAAGCACCAAGAGAAAttcagtccttttttttttttttttatagtgcaCAATAGCCTAAAAAATATCAGACTGATTTACcgttttgttttctcttaatCTGACTGAATTGTCAGTTTGAGTTGCCATGATGTGGACAGCGATTCACAGGTCTGGAACCGGTCTAACCGCACACTGCATGTTGAGATGAATGGAGACGTGCACCAAGGTTGTGATGTGTTGAAAAAGTTCatcatataattaaaaaaaagaaaagaaaaaaaagaaaaagacaaccAAAGCCGGGGCAAAGAAGAAGCACACCGAGACATCTAGAGAGACTCTGCAATGATCTGAGCACAAAATGTTTAACGCTGTGAAGTCCGGAAGCTATTTAACAGTGACGGTTTGGAAACAGTCGCGTGCTGggataaatataaacatttatgcACATAAAAGTAGGCTAAAAGTCTAtattacagcagaaaaatacatGAGTTGAGTGAAATTTCACATTGTTTACAGAAAACAATCAAACTTGATTGAATGAAGCACAGTCTTACAgtaaaaaacactaaaaaaacaaaaaaacaaaacaaaacaaaaaacccacaAGTGGCctaatgaagtgatgacaatGCCCCGTGAATTCATCGCTTGCTAATGTGGCTTCACCGTTTTGAGTGAGCGTGAAGACAGATGTGACTCTTTCATTgagagcaaaaaagaaagaaaaaaaacaggactaATACCAGCATCAGACACATTCAATGATGAACACAATGATAtgatagaaaagaaaacatgaatagTGTTTATTCTCCATTGAGGTGTATGCGGTCCCTTCGCAAAACATGACGACATCATCCCTGAAACAAGAACTGAGGGTTCAAAGAGGATGGGAATTAACAATGAcgatggaaaatgaaaaacttcAGTCTCAGGCTCTTAAGTCTCTGAAGAAAGCAGCTGCTGCCATATTCCCTCTCCCCACAAAATATAGCCGAACATTTGTCAAGTTAAGGATATACTGTTGTTTCACGGCATACGAGAAGCCAAAGACATAGAGTTGAAATCATTTCAATatgattcacttttttttgtcagtcttTAATTTAGTTTGACTCCCCTTTCCCATCAGCCACCCAACTCCCCAAAATCACTGCCAATTTCTTTCTGCGTGcgacaaaaaaacaatgcagtcaaaggaaaaaaaacaaaaaacaaaaacacacacaacaaaaaaagctgtTCTGGCAGTCCAATAGTCTCTTTTTGCATTGTATTTGTTGACAGTGCAAAGACTAGATAATCAGCGGGTTGGTGTTTCCTCTGCATGATGGGGCAGAGTAATGGCTTTGAACCTGGGTTATTATCAGTCCTGTTACAGTCCAAGGTTTGGAGAATTTGGGATCATTTAcgaggggagaaaaaaaaaaaaaaacgacaatcTGCCTAGCCTTTcagcagaagaaataaaaatatagatagAAACACCATTCAACTGATGTCTAAAAGGTAACACCCGGGAGATCTTCTTCTCATGTGATCCAGTCACATGAATCTTTGCAGGGTTGAGGTGTGACGGTCAGGTTTccctgcaaaacacacaaaaggaacaatttatttattaccagattatttattcatttatataaaacacagatgCGTAAAGAAAAAGggttaataaatatttttacacaCTTCCACTTGTAGTGGTGGAACATTTCTGAGGTATTTGTTATTTACCATTTTAGGTTATTTAATACTTGTACTTCAACAAATTTCAGAGTAAATTGTggcactttttttatttttttaacttcataACATTCACTTGAGAACCACATTTACTTTAAAGATTAAGATTTTAGatacaaaatactgtatgtgaatagtttgaaaaatatgatgcattttatacactacaacattaaaatgctgtttacacatAAATGCATTCCTAAAAGCAATACAAttatataatactgtatatataatcaTATAGTGCTTTGGAAGGGCATATTGACTTATGATACTTTAAGTGCATTTAGCTTgtaatacttctgtacttttacttaagtggAAGTTTGAGCAGAGGGATTTTACTTGTCATGAAATGTAAAGGATTTGAATAATAATGTGCTGTTTGACAGAAACTGGATATTATCACCTATAAGAACAGCTGTATAAGACTACAATAGTTTCAGCTGCcataataaactggcaactgaatgtgcatttatttatcaattGTAATATAAAAGAGCTCCCACTAGATGTCAGTGCAGGCTGCAGTGGATTAGTGTCTTGGCGAGCTCACGCCATGTCTCTATTATCAACACTTGTCCTCAGAGGACCCACTTAGAATGGATGAGCTGAGGGGCTAAATGCTGCACTGCATATTGTACTAGATTGCAGCAGAATAATGAGGGTTTTGTTTGGCcaggatttgttttctttacaggTTGCTGCCTCTGAGTCTGCAACGTAAATGTTGTAAGGAGAAAGGAGAGCAGGGTGTTCTTTTcactttaaatcaaatcaatccaggacaaagaaacacaaggcTTTATTTTAACAGGATGTTCTACAGCTGTGCCAGCACTCATAACTCATTGCCTAAATATTTTTAACTAGAGCTTTGTGCCTTGTTTACGTGAAGAAGAGTCTGCCACCTGCATTTGTCAGATTTGCAAACACTGCTCTCAGTTTACCTATGTGTCTCGGTaggcttgtgttttgtttcagtgtcagtcttttgcctgtctctgctgctgagggGATCTCACTGTTCTCACCTCTGTGGTGGTGGACAGagtaggggggtggggggtgggggttgctGCTTGTTGGCTGGCAACAATAGCTGATGAGGAGAGACCTATGGTGAATTGGGAAATGTATGACAATCAGTCATACTCCCTATTTTACTTCTGAATTTAGAGCGTGAACTGCCATATATTAACAGTCTGCATCTAATTACAGGAAGTTAAATATTCTGGACTGTTGGCCGTAATTTATTTAAGTAATTGGCAGTAAGCTATTTTGTTCAGTATGTAACAAAAGAAGAATAGTATAACATTTAGTGTTGAGATGGGGCTGACTGACCTGTGGCGTAGGACAGGTCATATTGCCCTGAGAGCAGGGGGTATGCTAGGTGGTGGTGAGAGGGCATGATACGCTGGGAGGGGGAGGAGCGCGGTCGGTCCacgtctctttctctttccctctcacgCTCCCTTTCCCGTTCTctgtctccagcagctcctctgtcctgctccctctccctgtcGTGGGGCGGCTTGTCACCTACTGTGGGGGATTTGCTCTTGTATTGGCTGGCGTGCTGATGCAGGATATCCAAGGCTTTGGAGTCTGTTGCCGTTTTGGTGACAGTGGGGCTAGCACGAGATTTGTCGTTGCCTTCCTCACCTCCGGCTATTTTACTACCATATGGAGAAAACGGATAACCTCCGGGTAGGTAAGAACCTGAGAGTGATGAAGAAAATTGATGGTTCAAATTTAGGTttgtacaaacacaaaatgtgacaattAATGATTGATTATTCTTTATCAATGTTCACATCAATCAAACATAATAATCAACATGATTTTAGGTCACCAACCAGTCCATTTTGACTCACATCATTCACTTAACAGGCCTATATACCCGCACATTGTCTCTACATTGGATCATTTTGATcctaaacatgaaaacatataaatattgCAATGCGGTTGACCAGATTGGCCCCAACTGCAGAACgtggtgttttcatttcatctacAAAGGAAAGTGCCTTGAGCACTCTGTCCACATGGATGTTGTATGTACCGTGTTAATAATACAGTGGCTTTATCTGTTGGGGAATTACCAGGCATGCTACTATACATGTTGAATATATTCTTTAGGCTACACATTTCAGATCCTCTGGGAAATTTTTGGATTAACACAAAATTCGACTACTCCTAGTACAATTTGTAAGAGCATGCAATTTTGCAAACACCTTCAATATTTATGGGGGGGGGCTGCAATTTTTCCCACTAAATGCAATTTCCCACATATAATCATTCTATTTAGACTAACTGAACGCAGGTCAAACAAAATCAATTCTTGATTGACTTGACCTGTTTAACttcctgtgctgtgttttgcCCCCAACAAGCTCCGCCAAATACTCACAATCATTTTGCTGCTCTACAATGCACAAAAATTGCTGCAAATTACATAAGACCTTTTATGCAGAAAATGCCTCCAGTTATGACTGAAATCATCACAAAAACACTTGGAAATCCCGCTGAGACTCGTGAATACAGTTTTGATAGACAATATAAATCTGCCCTAACAAATACCTACAGCCACTGAATTTTAAAAGCAAGCAAGCAAGAGACAAATTATTCAAGCCATGTTGACTAGGCTGCCTTTTCATCTAACATAAAAGCCACAgtgcagattttaaaatgtaggTAAGGCCAACAGCTTAATCACCATTCTAAATCAGTGCTCAGGTTAATCTTGCAAGTATTTGACCAAAAGAAACCATGAGAACCACTAATCAACAACGATTAAACTCGCTGGTCAAAAGAATATTACAAATGGATGACTTTAGCTTGTAAATGTCAccatttcaaacacatttaaaaaggatgtaagaaaattatttttcatactgCATATTATTTTTCACTAGGAATGTATTAAAAACCTCTAAAATTGAAATGTATTTCGAGTCAATCTAATGTCATACCTGGGTAATTCTGCATCATGACTGAGGGCATGCCCCTGTATCCAGGGTGGTTGGGGTCATAGCCTTGTCCATAGGGGTAACCATGCATGTAGGGCATGTAGCCTTGGTGCTGCGCTAGTGGTGATGAAAACTGCATGTGGGGATTGGAACGAGAGTCTTTGCTCATAGCCCGGTGGTCCTCAGAAGTGATTCTGGGATCGCAACCCTCTTTGCCGTCCTCCTTGGGCCCACTTTGATTGTCCTTGGGCCTGGGCCTATCGTCTTTTAATTTACGATCACGTTCCCGTTCTCTGTCCCTTTCGTCTTTCCATCgaggttgttgttgctggtgttCGTCTTCTGCTTGGGGCTTCTGGCTCTCGGGGTACTGCTGAGGGTGGGAAAGAAGGTCCAAGTCAGCATAAATCACATCTTTATATTGAAATTCCTCAAAAACATTCTCACAACAGATTCACAAGCACACTGTTACATTGGTGTTTACCTGTCTGTACCATATGGCCTGCTCCAGCCCTGCTTGACCTCTGGACTCCAGTGTTTGCTTGGAGTCTTCCTTTACATGGTGGCCCCCTTCAGTCAGCTTCATCTTTAGCCCCTCAGCTTGCTGGGACTTCTGGTCCTCTCCTTTTATGCTTCCAATAGTTTTTGAAGAGGGTTCAGAGGGCGAGTCCCTTGATTTTCCTGGGGGCTGTGGCGTTTTTCCGAGGTCTGACTGACTTGGGGCTTTGGAGAGGCTTGGTGGCATTGGGCTTTTTTGTTTCCACTCCTCCTTCATGGAggcttctctttcttttatggCTACATCTGACTTTTTCTCAGCAGCACGATGCTGTTCAGCCATCTGTCGCTGCCGCTCCTCATACTGTTGCCGGTAGGCTGGGTTGGTGTTCATCAAGTGGTTATGGTAGGCTTGATCAGGATGGTATGCATATGGAGGGACATAAGCATACTGGTTGTAGTAAAGAGGTTGCATGTACATGTTGGATCGCTGTTGGATGACTGAgggttgctgttgctgctgttgctgttgctgttgctgttgctgttgctgctgttgctgttgctgttgctgctgctgttgctgttgctgttgctgctgctgttgctgctgctgctggccagGAGCACTGCTGTCAGGTTTGCGGTCTTCATGAACCTCCACTTTGACTTTCTCCTCAACTTGGTCTTGGTCATCATCCCTTTTGATCTTAACCTGACCTTCAGCCACTGGTGTGCCTTGATTGGGCCCGCTGGGACTGGGGTTGACGTAATTGGGTGAGTAATACGCATCATAGCCGGCATAGTACGGGGACTCTTTGTTGGGTGTCTGGTTTGGAAAGAGTGCTTTTTTGACACTTTCCCTGATGGCTTGGTCCTCTGTCCTGACTTTGACACCTTCTAGTTTCCCTTCACCATCCTCACCAGCATCTGAAATGTCTGAATATGCTGGGCTATTAGTTTTGACTGATGAATTGTCAGCACCATTCTGGTTGACCACATGAAGTGGCGTTAGAGGCTGCGGCATCCCACTGCCATCTATTCGACTGGCTACACCAATGGATGGGCTAGGGGCATTGTCAGAAAAGCTGTAAATCTTGTCAGCCTCAGCCTTGATACTGGCCAAGCGACTCTGATGAAGATCTGAGGAGCCATTGAGGAGTCCTTCCCCCTTGTTTCCTTGATCAGAAGGTTCAGAGTATGGAAGTTTTCCTTCCTCTAGTTTTCCTCCCTTTCCCGGAGGCTTGGGGCTGTCAGCCTCCTTTCCActatcttttttcttcttgtctttcttcttcttgtctttggAACTACCTGAGGCAGGATCTCCAATGGCAGGGGGTTTAGGCTGTGTGCCTTTCATTTGCGGACTCTTAGGGATACCTTGTATCATTGGGGTAAGCCCTGGGGAAGAATTTGGGTTTCCAGGAGGAAAAGAGTACATTTGCTGGGATGCAGTAGAGCCAGGGCCAATGGGCCGTGGAGACTTCATGTTTTTCTGGGCCATTTTATCAGCCTTTGTGCCAGTGCTACTCTTTTTGGACTTGTCTGATCCTCTCTTATCATCTAAACCATCATTACTGGCCTCATCAGTGAGGCATGGCCCATCCTCACACCCGTCCATTGGTGTACCTCCTGTTTCTGGATCTGTCtcagcaattttctttttactctgcTTTGAACCAAACTTGCCAGGAGATGGGGAAGGACTTTGAGCATCAAAGTTCCTGCCTTTTGGAGTAACTGAACGTGCTGGAGACAAGGATCCTTTCTGAGAGATAGAGGCTCCATTACAGTTCCCTGGTTCAGGGTGGAGAGTTGAATCCTCTCCGTATTCACTGTCTCCATCTAAGTCCAACTTAATGTCATCATCATTGTGGGCACGGGCTTGGTGGTACTTTAGACCATTGATGTGCTTGTACTTCTTGTTGCAGTTAGGGTGTGGGCAGTCAATAAGAACTGGAGAGGGGCAGCTGCGATCGAGGGGAGGTGGAAGTGGCTCAGTCTTAATAGAAGGGATAGGCAGACCTGTTGGTCCCACCCCTCCACTGTTGGAGTTTGTCCGCATACGTTTGTTGCCTTTGGTGTCCTCTGAGCTGGAATTCGGTTCCATGTCTGAGGCTGGTTTGGTCTTGCGTTTCCCAGCTGAGGAGGGACTGGCCTTGATGTCCTCTGTGTTACTGTTCGGTGGAGTGCGGCGCTCTGATGGCGTCTGGCTGCCCCTTCGGCCCTTGCTGTTAGAGGCAGCACGTGTCTTGTTGTTGGTGGTACCCTTGTTGTCAGATGAGTTGCTGTTCTCGTTGATAGGGGTGTTGCTGTTCGGTCTCATTCTCTTACCTCGACCGCGGCCATTTCTCATCTCCAGATCACTTGTAGGGGATTCACAAAACCTGCAGTAGTGTTGAAAATAAGAATTAGTGATGTCACAGTATCAATGACTGATTTCCATGCAACTCTGCTTTAGTTTAgattctgaaatgaaacaaaggaAAATCCTTTTAACATTAAATCACTGTGGATATAATTGGCTTTTTTGTCAACGATCAACATTCTTTCATGAAGAACAACAAATTTCAATAATTGATCTTAATAAGATCAAAAATAAGTATTAGTACTAAGTATTTAACCCCTTTACTATCACACACCAAAATCGTCATTGGTGCAGTCCATTGAGTGTAATGGAACCTCATTATTTATTGTTACATAACTACACAGAACCAAACCATTTGATTGTAcaagttaaatgaaaaattgtCAGGTTTGGCGATTGTAATGCTCtctaatgttgttgtttttttaatacctATGCAGTGTTTCCCAAGGATTTTAGGGGGCAAATATTTTAATTCCCAAGTGGTTTTTGACAAGTACCCGAACAACATATACAGCTCCACTGCTTTATGTCTAGTCAAACAAATAACATGGGTTGATTGCATATTGTGACTGGCCAGTGAGCTCAGTCCAGCACATACAAGCAAGCTCCAGCATGGGAATCACAGACATAGAGAGGGCTGgtaaaaagacagacagggatgGTAAAaattttatggatttttttaatGGCCCACCAGCCCACCGATGGCCAGTCCAACTATGACAGACAGGTCCGTTGTCAATGCATTTGTGAGAGTGAGAGCGGGGCAAGGAGAGGCAGATCAATGTGCTGCGCACAGGTGTACAATGAAAAAAGATTTTACCCATtagaaattgtaaaaaaaaaaaaaaagaaaatcactatATGACTCTAATGGCTGTCAATGTCAATATGGTGGCAGGCCGccacaaacaaatcaatatATGGGAAACACTGCTATGCTTCTGAAGGCATTATTGTTTACCTCTATTCAACACGTATTTACAAGATTTTAGGATATGTCTGTGGTTGGCCATATTCTTCTCAAGTTCATTTGTTCTACCAGaggtttgtttatatttcttacTGAGAATCTCACATACACAGTTATTTACTGTATTGGTATGCCAAATAACATGCCACACTTCCACATTACCTGACAGAAAATTCCGAATACAGAAAATAAGTCATAACAATAATACCAATGATGACAACGCTAAGTAGTTTCAGTCCTTTTGAGTCCCGAAcccaaaataaacagcaaaggTAAAGATATTTTGAATATGTACACCATTGTTGTGTCCCTGTCCTCTCATTGCATATCAAGCTGATATTTTGCGCACGACAAGTGAGTAAGCACTTTAAACATAGTCACGATTTtccaaatgaaaatgtaaacatcattGGAAAAGACAGCAGTGAACATTCCAGCTGCTTTGTAATCAAAACATACA
This window contains:
- the LOC130166947 gene encoding zinc finger protein 609-like isoform X1 → MSLSGGTAGGKGVDSNAVDTYDSGDEWDIGVGNLIIDLDADLEKDKLEMSGTKDGMAAPPSAVAALPDNIRFVSPVSGSQGKESKSKYKRSKNSKDNSSKASAGDGGKKETTGRTQGEPTGTAASAGAAGSNSTSGRNMEKGGKASRGVLSGKKEKEGATGKSKKDKTDGAPVVAIAAAEKDVVSQAHVALGNSRNTSFENTQSTDLAEANQMGNIALEPVGIVPALATKTEPEEVENGNSECKTLKKVKNEKMESPVSTPAPPPLHLLATVGNSEIASPCEQIMVRTRSVAVNTSDVALATEPECLGPCEPGTSVNLEGIVWQETEDGMLVVNVTWRNKTYVGTLLDCTRHDWAPPRFCESPTSDLEMRNGRGRGKRMRPNSNTPINENSNSSDNKGTTNNKTRAASNSKGRRGSQTPSERRTPPNSNTEDIKASPSSAGKRKTKPASDMEPNSSSEDTKGNKRMRTNSNSGGVGPTGLPIPSIKTEPLPPPLDRSCPSPVLIDCPHPNCNKKYKHINGLKYHQARAHNDDDIKLDLDGDSEYGEDSTLHPEPGNCNGASISQKGSLSPARSVTPKGRNFDAQSPSPSPGKFGSKQSKKKIAETDPETGGTPMDGCEDGPCLTDEASNDGLDDKRGSDKSKKSSTGTKADKMAQKNMKSPRPIGPGSTASQQMYSFPPGNPNSSPGLTPMIQGIPKSPQMKGTQPKPPAIGDPASGSSKDKKKKDKKKKDSGKEADSPKPPGKGGKLEEGKLPYSEPSDQGNKGEGLLNGSSDLHQSRLASIKAEADKIYSFSDNAPSPSIGVASRIDGSGMPQPLTPLHVVNQNGADNSSVKTNSPAYSDISDAGEDGEGKLEGVKVRTEDQAIRESVKKALFPNQTPNKESPYYAGYDAYYSPNYVNPSPSGPNQGTPVAEGQVKIKRDDDQDQVEEKVKVEVHEDRKPDSSAPGQQQQQQQQQQQQQQQQQQQQQQQQQQQQQQQQQQQQQPSVIQQRSNMYMQPLYYNQYAYVPPYAYHPDQAYHNHLMNTNPAYRQQYEERQRQMAEQHRAAEKKSDVAIKEREASMKEEWKQKSPMPPSLSKAPSQSDLGKTPQPPGKSRDSPSEPSSKTIGSIKGEDQKSQQAEGLKMKLTEGGHHVKEDSKQTLESRGQAGLEQAIWYRQQYPESQKPQAEDEHQQQQPRWKDERDRERERDRKLKDDRPRPKDNQSGPKEDGKEGCDPRITSEDHRAMSKDSRSNPHMQFSSPLAQHQGYMPYMHGYPYGQGYDPNHPGYRGMPSVMMQNYPGSYLPGGYPFSPYGSKIAGGEEGNDKSRASPTVTKTATDSKALDILHQHASQYKSKSPTVGDKPPHDREREQDRGAAGDRERERERERERERDVDRPRSSPSQRIMPSHHHLAYPLLSGQYDLSYATGKPDRHTSTLQRFM